A single region of the Grus americana isolate bGruAme1 chromosome 3, bGruAme1.mat, whole genome shotgun sequence genome encodes:
- the ARMT1 gene encoding damage-control phosphatase ARMT1 isoform X5 yields MAAVTALPVSLSGRFKGSFAYFTVKDRLPQILTKVIDTLHRHKNEFFEEHGEKGVEAEKRAISFLSKLRNELQTDKPVTPLEDELPDAALWNQYLDYQRNVSNGNGEPSWFQSPWLFVECYMYRRIHAALAQNPPIDNFDVFKEGKAQNFFESQEAVIALCTYFQELLKNIKDLDEKQLQEELFKLLQVSLWGNKCDLSFSAGKASSLKSSPLQSLENMIPYILVNDMEKLWSLLVNAKKRNTENSNVRVDIILDNAGFELVSDLVLADFLLSSKLADEVHFHGKSIPWYVSDTTKHDFNWIIKQLQSANHMWMSRCGINWEGNLKKGAWVYRDHMFWTLPHDFSSMTEVAPDFYADLQKSNLLLFKGDLNYRKLTGDRKWEYTVPFHQALNKFHPAPLCSLRTLKSDTQVGLKPGQGEQLQASEPEWMISGKYGIVQFDAAL; encoded by the exons ATGGCGGCGGTAACGGCGCTACCGGTCTCCCTCTCGGGCAGGTTTAAGGG ATCCTTTGCATATTTTACAGTTAAAGACAGACTGCCCCAGATCCTCACAAAAGTTATTGATACTCTGCATCgacataaaaatgaattttttgaAGAACATGGTGAG AAGGGTGttgaagcagagaaaagagctATATCTTTCCTGTCCAAACTGCGGAATGAACTGCAAACAGACAAACCAGTGACCCCTTTAGAAGATGAGCTGCCTGATGCTGCACTGTGGAACCAATACCTAGACTACCAACGAAATGTATCAAATGGAAATGGAGAGCCGAGTTGGTTTCAGTCCCCTTGGTTGTTTGTAGAGTGTTACATGTATCGAAGAATTCACGCAGCATTAGCACAGAA CCCACCTATTGACAACTTTGACGTATTTAAGGAAGGAAAGGCCCAAAATTTCTTTGAATCCCAAGAGGCTGTTATTGCCTTATGCACTTACTTTCAGGAACTTCTTAAAAACATCAAGGATCTAGATGAAAAGCAACTTCAGGAAGAACTTTTTAAGCTATTGCAG GTGTCGTTGTGGGGCAATAAGTGTgacctttctttttcagctggTAAAGCCAGCTCTCTGAAATCTAGTCCTTTACAATCCCTGGAAAACATGATACCTTACATCTTAGTGAATGATATGGAAAAACTTTGGTCACTACTTGtaaatgccaaaaaaagaaatacagaaaacagtaatGTTAGAGTTGACATAATCCTGGATAATGCTGGATTTGAACTTGTAAGTGATCTTGTATTGGCTGACTTCCTGTTATCGTCAAAGTTGGCTGATGAAGTCCACTTCCATGGAAAAAGTATTCCATGGTATGTGTCAGACACCACAAAGCATGATTTTAACTGGATTATTAAACAACTGCAGTCTGCTAATCATATGTGGATGTCTAGATGTGGGATAAACTGGGAGGGCAATTTGAAAAAGGGAGCTTGGGTTTACCGCGATCACATGTTTTGGACTTTGCCACATGACTTTTCCAGTATGACTGAAGTTGCTCCTGACTTCTATGCTGATCTACAGAAGTCAAACTTGCTTCTTTTCAAAGGTGATTTAAACTATAGAAAATTAACAGGAGATAGAAAATGGGAATATACCGTTCCTTTTCATCAAGCCTTGAACAAGTTTCATCCTGCGCCTCTCTGTAGTTTGAGAACACTGAAATCTGACACTCAGGTTGGCCTAAAGCCTGGACAAGGTGAACAACTTCAGGCTTCTGAACCTGAATGGATGATAAGTGGAAAATACGGGATAGTTCAGTTTGATGCTGCTCTCTAG